One genomic segment of Mastomys coucha isolate ucsf_1 unplaced genomic scaffold, UCSF_Mcou_1 pScaffold22, whole genome shotgun sequence includes these proteins:
- the Ier2 gene encoding immediate early response gene 2 protein, with translation MEVQKEAQRIMTLSVWKMYHSRMQRGGLRLHRSLQLSLVMRSARELYLSAKVEAHQPEFPPPRRALDPRLHPPREAEAAVEAASPDAEQPPEPMDTQEEALRVQETPALCHPPPARVSRKRRSSSDLSDGSDAGLVPSKKARLEGGDGEATSEVPDRLQLPPAQSEGAFPNLARVLQRRFSSLLNCGPAAVPPPTPPTCEAKPACRPADNMLSVLVRAVVAF, from the coding sequence ATGGAAGTCCAAAAAGAAGCCCAGCGCATCATGACCCTGTCGGTTTGGAAGATGTACCACTCTCGCATGCAGCGAGGTGGCTTGCGCCTCCACCGGAGTCTGCAGCTGTCGCTCGTTATGCGCAGCGCTCGCGAGCTCTACCTCTCAGCCAAGGTAGAAGCCCACCAGCCCGAGTTCCCGCCACCCCGCAGGGCCCTGGACCCTCGCCTGCACCCGCCGCGGGAAGCCGAAGCTGCGGTGGAAGCCGCGTCCCCCGACGCCGAGCAGCCTCCGGAGCCCATGGATACGCAGGAGGAAGCGCTGCGAGTCCAGGAGACTCCCGCGCTCTGCCACCCGCCCCCCGCTAGGGTCAGCCGCAAGCGCCGGAGCAGCAGCGACTTGAGCGACGGCAGTGATGCCGGACTGGTCCCGAGCAAGAAGGCCCGTCTGGAAGGAGGGGACGGGGAGGCGACGTCGGAGGTTCCCGATCGCCTGCAGCTTCCTCCGGCACAAAGCGAAGGCGCCTTCCCTAACCTCGCCCGCGTCCTCCAAAGGCGCTTCTCCAGTCTCCTGAACTGTGGACCCGCCGCCGTGCCCCCGCCGACGCCCCCAACGTGCGAGGCCAAGCCAGCCTGCCGCCCGGCCGACAACATGCTCAGCGTGCTGGTGCGAGCCGTGGTGGCCTTCTGA